One Glycocaulis abyssi DNA window includes the following coding sequences:
- a CDS encoding nucleotidyltransferase family protein translates to MRPSRAMVMAAGLGTRMRPLTDDRPKALVEVGGRALLDWTLDALARAGVADAVVNIHHFADRMRTHLASRDGAPRIHISDETDLLLETGGGLVKASPLLGGDPVFVANIDAFWVDKDGAELTRLADGFDAGAMDFRLLLARRENLLGLEGAGDFAMNPQGRLQRFADAPAGAEPLFYAGVQVMHPRVLAGREIEPFSTNRIWDAALTQGRVTGQVMDAFWMHVGDPQTHREVENRLRSRA, encoded by the coding sequence ATGAGGCCGTCGCGCGCCATGGTGATGGCCGCAGGGCTGGGCACGCGCATGCGCCCCTTGACCGATGACCGGCCCAAGGCGCTGGTGGAGGTCGGTGGCCGTGCCCTGCTGGACTGGACGCTGGATGCACTGGCGCGGGCGGGCGTCGCCGATGCGGTGGTCAATATCCACCATTTTGCCGACCGCATGCGCACCCATCTGGCCAGCCGGGATGGCGCGCCGCGTATCCATATTTCTGACGAGACAGACCTGCTGCTCGAAACCGGCGGCGGGCTGGTCAAGGCTTCGCCTCTGCTGGGCGGTGATCCGGTGTTTGTCGCCAATATCGATGCCTTCTGGGTCGATAAGGACGGCGCGGAGCTGACCCGGCTGGCAGACGGGTTTGACGCAGGCGCGATGGATTTCCGCCTGCTGCTCGCGCGCCGGGAGAATCTTCTGGGGCTGGAAGGCGCGGGCGATTTCGCCATGAACCCGCAAGGCCGCCTGCAACGTTTTGCGGATGCGCCCGCCGGAGCCGAACCGCTATTTTATGCAGGTGTGCAGGTGATGCATCCGCGCGTGCTGGCGGGCCGCGAGATCGAGCCGTTTTCCACCAACCGGATATGGGATGCGGCGCTGACGCAGGGCCGCGTGACCGGGCAGGTCATGGACGCGTTCTGGATGCATGTCGGCGATCCGCAAACGCACCGCGAGGTCGAGAATCGGTTACGCTCGCGGGCATGA
- the pyrF gene encoding orotidine-5'-phosphate decarboxylase has protein sequence MSADARLITALDLPTIDGAKKLVAAIGDAGCFYKIGLQLFPLGGMELCRELKAAGHGVFLDFKLHDISATVEKATRSIAPSGADYLTIHAEPPVMRAAHKGREGTGLKLLAVTVMTSYDDAMLKEMGFAKGARDLVLMRTEQALEAGCDGVIASAHEAAELRARFGDGFDIVTPGIRPAGSSADDQARIATPAEAISMGATRIVVGRPVNAAPDPREAALAINAEMAGI, from the coding sequence GTGAGCGCCGATGCCCGCCTCATTACCGCGCTCGATCTGCCGACCATTGACGGGGCGAAAAAGCTCGTGGCCGCGATTGGCGATGCGGGCTGCTTCTACAAGATCGGCCTGCAACTTTTCCCGCTGGGCGGGATGGAGCTGTGCCGCGAGCTCAAAGCCGCAGGGCACGGCGTGTTCCTCGATTTCAAGCTGCACGACATCTCCGCCACGGTGGAGAAGGCCACACGCTCCATCGCGCCTTCAGGGGCCGATTACCTGACCATCCATGCCGAGCCGCCGGTCATGCGTGCCGCGCACAAGGGCCGCGAGGGGACGGGGCTGAAGCTTCTCGCCGTCACCGTGATGACCTCCTATGACGATGCCATGCTCAAAGAAATGGGTTTTGCCAAGGGCGCGCGCGATCTCGTGCTGATGCGTACCGAGCAGGCGCTGGAAGCGGGCTGTGACGGCGTCATCGCGTCCGCCCACGAGGCCGCAGAGCTGCGCGCCCGCTTCGGCGACGGCTTTGACATCGTCACCCCCGGCATCCGCCCGGCGGGCAGTTCTGCCGACGATCAGGCGCGTATCGCGACACCGGCGGAGGCGATCTCGATGGGTGCCACCCGCATCGTGGTCGGACGGCCGGTCAATGCCGCCCCCGACCCGCGAGAAGCCGCGCTCGCGATCAATGCGGAGATGGCGGGAATTTAG
- the addB gene encoding double-strand break repair protein AddB, translating into MSAPIIFDTPAPRVFTLSPAADFLLSLARTLSEAFPEPEALAGVTVLLPTRRAGRALGEAFSAIQAQKGIPAAILPLIRPLGDVDADEPPFEPGEFATLALPAISAARRRFELASLIIARETASGREMAADGALVLADTLAGLLDEFASEGVDDLSGLDAAMRAALPQGRQEAAMFLDIVLEAWPRHLAALGLVDPARRRSGLLNALAARWREVPPDGPVIAAGSTGSIPAAAELLATVCRLEQGAVVLPGFAGFMDDSSWNAIDDGHPQRAMKSLIERIGISRQEVREWPIRERIYWPGRSAEARARLVTEALRPADQTADWLLRLAALGKEWKGDIVKEGLRGLSVIEARDPASEARAIALALRHTLTIPGRTAMVVTPDRALARRVTTEMARFDVRLDDSAGEALSDTAPGSFLVRVLEAASDPGSALALTALWASPLFTLGRPRPALMAALTALEAKRLRGRRPGQSLGDVRARIKDGDPDIWRVLIDEIEQGLTPLLALEGEQPVRVWAAALAQAGEALARGAAQAGADRLWAGEAGEQAAGLMREFLEEADALPALSLRAFSRIWLETARARRVRPRSGTHPRLALLGPLEARLLHADLVILAGLNEGVWPQAMAADPFLSRGMRKAAGLPSPERRLGLSAHDFAELASTAEVILTRSTMADGAPTVASRWMWRLQTLARGKLGADHVGDALKPDPDYAALASALDAPERVLLPAPEPLPTPPLADRPREMPVTGAETWVRDPYAVYAKRILKLRVLDPLDQEPGGAERGTAWHAALEQWTRQLGDRPILPETAHAELVALGEAALLEAGFAQSDLGSELPRFSHAASWVVAWEAERRVNGIVPAGQGVEAEGRIDIRAPGGPFRLTARADRIDSGPDGYHILDFKTGRIPSVKEVLAGFSPQLTLQGAILAGGGFDGIPAGPIAGYAYIGVKGTKKPGEVRGITDQPPKGEPARNPEELADAALERLGRYIAKFDDPSTPYHSQPRRKFVNEYGDYDHLARRKEWSTAPDKESGNGEDEA; encoded by the coding sequence ATGAGCGCCCCGATAATCTTTGATACGCCTGCTCCGCGCGTTTTCACGCTGTCTCCGGCGGCTGATTTCCTGCTGTCACTGGCGCGCACGCTCTCTGAGGCTTTCCCCGAACCCGAAGCGCTGGCGGGTGTCACCGTGTTGCTGCCGACGCGCCGGGCGGGCCGGGCGCTCGGTGAGGCGTTCAGCGCCATACAGGCGCAAAAAGGTATTCCGGCGGCGATATTGCCGCTGATCCGCCCACTGGGCGATGTGGACGCAGACGAACCACCCTTCGAGCCGGGCGAGTTCGCCACGCTCGCCCTGCCTGCCATCAGCGCGGCGCGGCGGCGCTTTGAACTGGCCAGCCTCATCATCGCCCGCGAGACGGCATCAGGCCGGGAGATGGCCGCCGATGGCGCACTGGTGCTGGCCGATACGCTGGCCGGCCTGCTGGACGAATTTGCCTCTGAAGGCGTTGACGATCTGTCGGGTCTGGACGCGGCTATGCGCGCCGCGCTGCCGCAAGGGCGGCAGGAAGCGGCGATGTTCCTGGACATCGTGCTGGAGGCATGGCCCCGGCATCTGGCTGCGTTGGGGCTGGTGGATCCGGCCCGCCGCCGCTCCGGGCTTCTGAACGCGCTCGCCGCGCGCTGGCGTGAGGTGCCGCCCGATGGCCCGGTAATCGCGGCAGGCTCCACAGGCTCCATTCCGGCGGCGGCTGAATTGCTGGCCACGGTCTGCAGGCTTGAGCAGGGCGCGGTCGTGCTGCCGGGCTTTGCCGGCTTCATGGACGACTCCAGCTGGAACGCGATTGATGACGGCCATCCGCAACGCGCGATGAAATCTCTTATCGAGCGCATCGGTATCAGCCGGCAGGAAGTGCGTGAGTGGCCAATCCGTGAACGGATATACTGGCCCGGCCGGTCCGCCGAGGCGCGGGCGCGGCTTGTAACGGAGGCTTTGCGTCCGGCGGACCAGACCGCCGACTGGCTGTTGCGGCTTGCAGCTTTGGGAAAGGAATGGAAGGGCGATATCGTGAAGGAGGGGCTGCGCGGCCTCTCGGTCATTGAGGCGCGTGATCCGGCCAGCGAGGCGCGGGCGATTGCGCTGGCCTTGCGCCATACACTGACAATACCGGGGCGTACCGCCATGGTCGTCACGCCGGACCGCGCACTGGCGCGGCGTGTCACCACCGAAATGGCGCGCTTTGATGTCCGGCTTGATGACAGTGCGGGCGAAGCCTTGAGCGATACGGCGCCGGGCAGCTTTCTCGTCCGCGTGCTGGAAGCTGCGAGCGATCCCGGCTCCGCGCTGGCCCTGACGGCCTTGTGGGCCTCGCCCCTGTTCACGCTTGGACGGCCGCGGCCCGCCCTGATGGCGGCGCTGACGGCGTTGGAGGCAAAGCGCTTGCGCGGGCGCAGGCCCGGCCAGTCGCTGGGTGATGTGCGTGCACGGATAAAGGATGGCGACCCGGATATATGGCGTGTGCTGATCGATGAGATCGAGCAGGGCCTGACCCCGCTCCTCGCCCTTGAGGGTGAACAGCCTGTGCGCGTGTGGGCAGCTGCTCTGGCGCAGGCCGGCGAAGCGCTGGCGCGCGGTGCGGCGCAGGCGGGGGCAGACCGGCTCTGGGCCGGGGAAGCGGGTGAGCAGGCCGCCGGGCTGATGCGGGAATTTCTGGAGGAGGCGGACGCCCTGCCGGCTCTGTCCTTGCGGGCCTTCTCGCGGATATGGCTGGAAACCGCGCGCGCCCGGCGCGTGCGCCCGCGCTCCGGCACGCATCCAAGACTGGCTCTGCTCGGCCCGCTCGAAGCGCGCCTGCTTCACGCTGATCTGGTAATCCTGGCTGGGCTAAACGAAGGCGTGTGGCCGCAGGCCATGGCCGCCGATCCCTTCCTGTCGCGCGGGATGCGCAAGGCAGCCGGCTTGCCCTCGCCCGAACGCAGGCTGGGCCTTTCCGCCCACGATTTTGCCGAGCTTGCCTCCACCGCAGAGGTGATCCTTACACGCTCCACCATGGCTGATGGTGCGCCCACGGTCGCATCGCGCTGGATGTGGCGATTGCAGACGCTCGCGCGCGGCAAGCTGGGAGCGGACCATGTGGGCGATGCCCTGAAACCGGACCCCGATTATGCGGCGCTTGCCAGCGCGCTGGACGCCCCTGAAAGGGTTCTGTTGCCCGCTCCGGAGCCCTTGCCCACCCCGCCTCTCGCCGACCGGCCCCGCGAAATGCCGGTTACTGGCGCGGAGACATGGGTACGTGATCCGTATGCGGTATATGCAAAACGGATATTGAAGCTGAGAGTGCTTGATCCGCTGGATCAGGAGCCCGGCGGCGCCGAGCGCGGGACGGCGTGGCATGCGGCACTGGAACAATGGACGCGCCAGCTGGGTGACCGGCCCATACTCCCCGAAACCGCGCATGCTGAGCTGGTGGCGCTGGGCGAGGCCGCCCTGCTGGAGGCCGGATTTGCCCAAAGCGATCTGGGAAGCGAGCTGCCCCGCTTTTCCCACGCGGCCAGCTGGGTCGTGGCCTGGGAGGCTGAACGCCGCGTCAATGGCATCGTCCCGGCGGGCCAAGGCGTTGAAGCCGAAGGCCGGATCGATATTCGCGCGCCCGGCGGCCCGTTCCGCCTGACGGCCAGAGCCGACCGGATCGATAGCGGTCCTGACGGATATCACATCCTGGATTTCAAGACCGGGAGAATTCCCAGCGTCAAGGAGGTGCTGGCCGGGTTCTCGCCCCAGCTCACACTGCAGGGCGCGATACTGGCGGGCGGCGGATTTGACGGTATTCCGGCCGGGCCGATCGCCGGCTATGCCTATATCGGCGTCAAAGGCACCAAAAAGCCAGGCGAGGTTCGCGGCATCACCGACCAGCCGCCCAAGGGTGAGCCGGCGCGCAACCCTGAAGAGCTGGCCGACGCGGCGCTGGAGCGGCTGGGGCGCTATATCGCCAAATTCGATGATCCGTCTACGCCCTATCATAGCCAACCGCGGCGCAAATTCGTCAATGAGTATGGCGATTACGACCATCTTGCCCGCCGCAAGGAATGGTCGACGGCGCCGGACAAGGAGAGCGGCAACGGGGAGGATGAGGCATGA
- a CDS encoding SDR family NAD(P)-dependent oxidoreductase, translated as MARHLVIVTGASSGIGAAFARQFASKGWDLALVARREDRLRELAEEMKARFGVDSVIIAADLSKANAPKEIVKAVEDAGRQVDGLVNNAGAGQPGHFIETKWTDQARFLQLMVTNYLALAHLVAPGMAERGFGRIINVSSVSALLPSANAHTRFSGTLYPGAKSLLIKFSEALHLELSGKNVHVSAVAPGYTWSEFHDVNGARSTVSQMPKFWMLTAEEVATAGYDAVERGIVLRVPGAWYKFLTALSKVLPDPVGRAIMRAQEKRMAARAGASQ; from the coding sequence ATGGCCCGCCATCTGGTTATCGTAACAGGAGCCTCGTCAGGCATCGGGGCGGCCTTCGCGAGACAGTTTGCCAGCAAGGGCTGGGATCTGGCTCTGGTTGCCCGCCGCGAGGACAGGCTGCGTGAACTGGCCGAGGAGATGAAGGCGCGCTTTGGCGTGGACAGCGTCATCATCGCGGCAGACCTCTCCAAGGCAAACGCGCCCAAGGAGATCGTCAAGGCGGTGGAGGATGCGGGCCGCCAGGTTGACGGCCTCGTCAATAATGCGGGCGCAGGCCAGCCGGGCCATTTCATCGAGACGAAATGGACCGATCAGGCGCGCTTCCTGCAGCTCATGGTCACCAACTATCTCGCCCTTGCCCACCTGGTAGCGCCGGGCATGGCGGAGCGCGGGTTTGGCCGCATCATCAACGTGTCCTCGGTCTCGGCCCTGCTGCCGAGCGCGAACGCCCATACCCGTTTTTCCGGTACGCTATATCCGGGCGCCAAGAGCCTGCTCATCAAATTCTCCGAGGCGCTGCATCTGGAGCTGTCGGGCAAGAACGTGCATGTGAGCGCCGTCGCGCCGGGCTATACATGGTCTGAATTCCACGATGTGAACGGCGCGCGCTCGACCGTCTCGCAAATGCCGAAATTCTGGATGCTGACGGCAGAGGAAGTCGCAACCGCAGGGTATGACGCGGTAGAGCGCGGCATAGTGCTGCGTGTGCCGGGTGCCTGGTACAAATTCCTCACCGCCCTTTCCAAAGTCCTGCCTGACCCGGTGGGCCGGGCCATCATGCGCGCGCAGGAAAAGCGCATGGCAGCGCGGGCGGGAGCGAGCCAGTGA
- the addA gene encoding double-strand break repair helicase AddA, with amino-acid sequence MSAPGFDPAIAALASAAQRAAADPRASVFVEANAGSGKTRVLVDRVARLLLEGVSPDRILCVTFTKAAAGEMQTRLFRKLGDWSVMGDEQLQAQLKDLTGEDADTDPRRLAEARKLFARALETPGGLKIQTLHAFCDSLLRQFPLEAGLPPGFSTQEDAQSARVRLEAERAVYLDARRDPAGRLARAIEEITVRAGPTGFEAVFKKAAHDRHRLSDLFEQAQGDGPLIAAAARLLGVEAGETPESVVREAMQAVDVKSLTRCAEALRANPQSKDQTRADRLYAVLDALSESRFEAAYDAYRDFFFDSKRKIYKTFFNDASAKTCSDLEALFGTDEPRGIELVRMEHVFARVTAARLHVLTSASLTLARAFITEYERLLARERAVDFADLVVRASRLLGSADMAAWVRYKLDGGLDHILVDEAQDTAPEQWDVIDALSAEFFAGEGRERTAELARTVFCVGDEKQSIYSFQNADPARFIEQGTKLAGLAEGARLDFVRPELKTSFRSAPEVLGAVDLAFADIRETLESAPAPEVKFLDDRPVQPAPSNHPFMAYRGHEAARRGTPGCVEIWPVTPRLPKGEEDSLDEEVDGPVDKARYNSPRNQLAEAVATEIKGIIDRGDTVWDEKKGGWERRAATPGDIVILVRQRSGLFSEIIRQLKIKDVPVAGADRMVLPEQLVVQDMLSLARFALQPGDDLALAEVLKGPAFHPLDAKTPPIDEDVLFRLAHGRKGTLWEALLRSNDPALADARAALTAMRARVDTLTPYAFFARFLSETSDTGESRAARVYARLREEARDPLEEFLSRAIAHEREGAPSLARFIDAITRSDSQLKRDPEGGRDEVRVMTVHAAKGLEAPIVFLPDTTSPPSNRYPQLEDHEESGLLWSENDAFAPDIITALREGWKKDQENESARLLYVAMTRARDRLIVCGHAYGNSAKPDKSSWYARLANAWQGDDWRSVGTAIDEIAAHYEWESPSQARRYGVDPQPEEKKADRQDKRGEKPAWLRAPAPTESITARAIAPSRLLAGLEAGAEPAGLSPLADGGRDRFRRGTLVHKLLQILPDIAAGRRGEAAEHFLARQPSLSDDERNAIAHETLTLIDHPQFAALFGPGSRAEVSLNGTAPGLPPGVRVNGQVDRLLVTPEAVLVVDFKTNRPPPADVADVAPAYLAQMGAYRALLRALYPGRRVDCALVWTDAARLMALPDAAMDAALELAAQPGALDRRGAAS; translated from the coding sequence ATGAGCGCGCCCGGCTTTGACCCCGCCATCGCGGCCCTTGCCTCCGCCGCCCAGCGCGCGGCGGCTGACCCGCGCGCCAGCGTGTTCGTGGAGGCCAATGCGGGCTCGGGCAAGACGCGCGTGCTGGTGGACAGGGTGGCGCGCCTGTTGCTCGAAGGCGTGTCACCGGACCGCATATTGTGCGTGACCTTCACCAAGGCTGCCGCAGGGGAGATGCAGACCCGGCTTTTCCGCAAACTGGGCGACTGGTCGGTGATGGGCGATGAGCAGCTTCAGGCTCAGCTCAAAGACCTGACCGGGGAGGACGCCGATACCGATCCGCGCCGCCTTGCCGAGGCGAGGAAGCTGTTCGCGCGCGCGCTGGAAACGCCGGGCGGGCTGAAAATCCAGACCCTGCACGCCTTCTGTGACAGCCTGTTGCGCCAGTTCCCGCTGGAGGCGGGCCTGCCCCCCGGCTTCTCCACGCAGGAGGATGCACAGAGCGCGCGGGTGCGTCTTGAGGCCGAGCGCGCAGTGTATCTGGACGCGCGCCGGGACCCGGCTGGCCGCCTCGCGCGCGCCATCGAGGAGATTACCGTCCGTGCCGGGCCGACCGGCTTTGAGGCGGTGTTCAAGAAGGCCGCGCACGATCGCCATAGGCTGTCAGACCTGTTCGAGCAGGCGCAAGGCGACGGTCCGCTGATCGCCGCCGCAGCGCGCCTGCTGGGTGTGGAAGCCGGTGAAACACCAGAATCGGTGGTCCGCGAGGCGATGCAGGCCGTTGACGTTAAATCACTCACGCGATGCGCTGAGGCATTGCGAGCCAATCCGCAGTCAAAAGACCAGACACGCGCAGACCGTCTGTATGCTGTTCTCGACGCCCTTTCGGAGAGCAGATTCGAGGCAGCCTACGACGCCTACCGCGACTTCTTTTTCGATTCGAAGCGCAAGATTTACAAGACGTTTTTCAACGACGCGTCGGCTAAAACCTGTTCCGATCTGGAAGCACTCTTCGGGACAGACGAACCTCGCGGGATCGAACTCGTCCGGATGGAGCACGTGTTCGCTAGAGTTACGGCTGCGCGCCTGCACGTGCTTACATCGGCAAGCCTCACCCTCGCGCGGGCCTTCATCACCGAGTATGAGCGCCTGCTGGCCCGCGAGCGGGCGGTGGACTTTGCCGATCTGGTGGTGCGCGCCTCGCGCCTCCTTGGCAGCGCCGATATGGCGGCCTGGGTGCGCTACAAGCTCGATGGCGGGCTGGATCATATCCTTGTTGACGAAGCGCAGGACACCGCGCCGGAACAATGGGATGTCATCGATGCTCTGTCGGCGGAGTTTTTCGCCGGAGAGGGGCGCGAGCGGACGGCTGAGCTGGCCCGCACCGTGTTCTGCGTGGGCGATGAGAAACAGTCCATCTATTCCTTCCAGAACGCTGATCCGGCCCGGTTTATCGAGCAGGGGACCAAGCTTGCTGGGCTCGCCGAAGGCGCGCGGCTGGATTTTGTCCGGCCGGAGCTGAAAACCTCCTTCCGCTCGGCCCCTGAAGTGCTCGGCGCGGTCGATCTCGCCTTTGCTGATATTCGCGAGACGCTGGAGTCGGCACCTGCGCCGGAGGTGAAGTTTCTCGATGACCGGCCGGTGCAACCGGCCCCCAGCAACCACCCCTTCATGGCCTATCGCGGGCATGAGGCGGCACGGCGCGGCACGCCGGGCTGCGTGGAGATCTGGCCGGTCACGCCCAGACTGCCCAAGGGCGAGGAAGACAGCCTTGACGAGGAGGTGGACGGTCCGGTCGACAAGGCCCGCTACAACTCCCCGCGCAACCAGCTCGCCGAAGCGGTGGCGACGGAGATCAAGGGCATTATTGATCGCGGTGATACGGTGTGGGATGAGAAGAAGGGCGGCTGGGAGCGCCGCGCAGCAACGCCGGGCGATATCGTCATACTGGTGCGCCAGCGCAGCGGGCTTTTTTCCGAGATCATCCGTCAACTGAAAATAAAAGATGTGCCGGTGGCGGGCGCGGACCGCATGGTGCTGCCCGAGCAGCTGGTCGTTCAGGACATGCTCTCGCTTGCGCGCTTTGCCCTGCAGCCGGGCGATGATCTGGCGCTGGCTGAAGTGCTCAAGGGTCCGGCCTTCCATCCTCTGGACGCCAAGACACCCCCGATTGATGAGGACGTGCTGTTCCGCCTCGCCCATGGCCGCAAGGGCACGCTGTGGGAGGCGCTTCTGCGCAGCAATGATCCCGCCCTCGCCGATGCCAGGGCAGCATTGACGGCGATGCGCGCCCGCGTCGATACGCTGACCCCTTATGCCTTCTTCGCACGGTTTTTGAGCGAGACGTCTGACACGGGCGAGAGCCGCGCAGCGCGCGTCTATGCCCGCCTGCGAGAGGAGGCGCGCGATCCGCTGGAGGAGTTCCTCTCCCGCGCCATCGCCCATGAGCGCGAAGGCGCGCCCTCGCTCGCCCGTTTCATCGATGCCATCACCCGCTCTGACAGCCAGCTCAAACGCGATCCCGAAGGCGGGCGTGATGAGGTGCGCGTGATGACGGTGCATGCGGCCAAGGGTCTGGAAGCGCCCATCGTCTTCCTGCCGGACACGACCAGCCCGCCTTCCAACCGCTATCCGCAGCTGGAGGATCACGAGGAAAGCGGCCTCCTCTGGTCAGAGAATGATGCGTTCGCGCCGGATATCATCACCGCGCTGCGCGAAGGCTGGAAGAAGGATCAGGAGAACGAGTCCGCCCGCCTGCTCTATGTGGCGATGACGCGTGCGCGCGACCGATTGATCGTGTGCGGCCATGCCTACGGCAATTCCGCTAAGCCGGACAAGAGTTCCTGGTATGCCCGCCTGGCCAATGCCTGGCAGGGCGATGACTGGCGCAGCGTCGGCACGGCGATTGACGAGATTGCCGCCCATTATGAATGGGAAAGCCCCTCTCAGGCCCGGCGCTATGGCGTCGATCCGCAGCCCGAGGAGAAGAAGGCGGACCGGCAGGACAAGCGCGGGGAGAAGCCCGCCTGGCTGCGCGCGCCTGCGCCCACAGAGTCCATCACTGCCCGCGCCATCGCGCCCTCGCGCCTGCTGGCCGGACTGGAGGCGGGCGCTGAGCCTGCGGGCCTGTCGCCGCTGGCCGATGGGGGGCGTGACCGGTTCCGGCGTGGCACGCTCGTGCATAAGCTCTTGCAGATACTGCCCGACATCGCTGCCGGCCGGCGCGGCGAGGCGGCAGAGCATTTTCTCGCCCGCCAGCCTTCGCTTAGCGATGATGAGCGAAACGCCATTGCCCATGAGACGCTCACCCTCATCGATCATCCCCAATTTGCCGCCCTGTTCGGTCCGGGCTCACGCGCCGAGGTGTCCTTAAACGGCACGGCGCCGGGCCTGCCGCCCGGTGTGCGGGTCAATGGTCAGGTCGACCGGCTGCTGGTCACGCCGGAGGCCGTGCTGGTGGTGGACTTCAAGACCAACCGTCCGCCGCCTGCTGACGTCGCCGACGTGGCCCCGGCCTATCTGGCGCAGATGGGTGCCTATAGAGCGCTCCTGCGTGCACTTTATCCGGGCAGGCGGGTCGATTGCGCGCTGGTGTGGACGGACGCAGCCCGCCTTATGGCATTGCCCGATGCAGCGATGGATGCGGCCCTTGAACTGGCCGCGCAGCCCGGCGCGCTTGACCGTAGGGGAGCGGCTTCCTAG
- the trxA gene encoding thioredoxin TrxA: protein MATKAVSDDSFETDVLKAGGPVLVDFWAEWCGPCKQISPALDQIASEHSGKITIAKVNIDENPMTPGKYGVRGIPTLMIFNNGELVSTKVGAMAKGKIEEWISETI, encoded by the coding sequence ATGGCGACCAAAGCGGTGTCTGACGATTCCTTCGAAACCGATGTTCTCAAGGCCGGTGGCCCCGTGCTTGTGGACTTCTGGGCAGAATGGTGCGGGCCGTGCAAACAGATTTCGCCTGCGCTCGATCAGATCGCTTCCGAGCACTCCGGCAAGATCACGATTGCCAAGGTGAATATCGATGAAAATCCGATGACGCCGGGCAAGTATGGCGTGCGCGGCATCCCCACCCTGATGATCTTCAATAATGGCGAGCTGGTCTCCACCAAGGTGGGCGCCATGGCCAAGGGCAAGATCGAGGAATGGATCAGCGAGACGATCTAG
- a CDS encoding argininosuccinate synthase: MSKSVKKIVLAYSGGLDTSVILKWLQDHYDAEVVTFTADLGQGEELEPARRKAEKAGVKEIYIDDLREEFVRDYCYPMVRANAVYEGQYLLGTSIARPLIAKRLVEIAHETGADAVAHGATGKGNDQVRFELGVAALDPDLKCIAPWREWDLNSRTKLIAYAEANGIEVAMDKRGEAPFSVDANLWHTSSEGKILEDPAEEASDIVYQRTNDPEAAPDKPEYITIGFERGDAVSINGKALSPATLLTKLNEYGRIHGIGRLDLVENRFVGMKSRGIYETPGGTILMMAHRGIEQITLDRGAMHLKDELMPRYAKLLYEGFWFSPEREMLQAAIDHSQRHVTGEVRLKLYKGSVNVVGRSSPATLYSLAHVTFEEDMVYDQKDAEGFIRLNALRLKLMARRKRVLGEND; encoded by the coding sequence ATGTCCAAGTCCGTCAAGAAGATCGTCCTCGCCTATTCGGGCGGGCTGGACACGTCGGTGATCCTGAAATGGCTGCAGGACCATTATGACGCGGAGGTTGTCACCTTCACCGCTGATCTGGGGCAGGGCGAGGAGCTGGAACCGGCTCGCCGCAAGGCCGAAAAGGCCGGCGTGAAGGAGATCTATATCGACGATCTGCGCGAGGAGTTCGTACGCGATTACTGCTACCCCATGGTGCGGGCCAATGCCGTCTATGAGGGTCAGTACCTGCTCGGCACCTCCATCGCGCGGCCCCTCATCGCCAAGCGGCTTGTCGAGATCGCCCATGAAACCGGCGCGGATGCCGTGGCCCACGGCGCGACCGGCAAGGGCAATGACCAGGTGCGCTTTGAGCTGGGCGTGGCCGCCCTCGACCCGGACCTCAAATGCATCGCGCCGTGGCGCGAATGGGATCTCAACTCACGTACCAAGCTGATCGCCTATGCCGAGGCCAACGGCATCGAGGTGGCCATGGACAAGCGCGGCGAAGCGCCCTTCTCGGTCGATGCCAATCTCTGGCACACCTCCTCTGAGGGCAAAATCCTTGAAGACCCGGCCGAGGAAGCCTCCGACATTGTCTATCAGCGCACCAATGACCCTGAAGCTGCGCCGGACAAGCCGGAATACATCACCATCGGGTTTGAGCGCGGCGATGCGGTGTCGATCAATGGCAAGGCGCTCTCGCCTGCCACGCTGCTGACGAAGCTCAACGAGTATGGCCGCATTCACGGCATTGGCCGTCTGGACCTCGTCGAGAACCGCTTTGTCGGCATGAAGTCGCGCGGCATTTACGAGACGCCGGGCGGGACCATATTGATGATGGCCCACCGGGGTATCGAGCAGATCACGCTTGATCGCGGCGCGATGCACCTGAAAGACGAGCTGATGCCGCGCTATGCCAAGCTGCTCTATGAGGGCTTCTGGTTCAGCCCTGAGCGCGAGATGCTGCAAGCCGCCATCGACCACTCCCAGCGCCATGTGACCGGCGAGGTGCGTCTGAAACTCTACAAGGGCAGCGTGAATGTGGTCGGCCGGTCCTCGCCCGCTACGCTCTACTCGCTGGCCCATGTCACCTTCGAGGAAGACATGGTCTACGACCAGAAGGACGCAGAAGGCTTTATCCGCCTCAACGCCCTGCGCCTGAAGCTGATGGCGCGGCGCAAGCGCGTGCTGGGCGAGAACGACTAG